TATCATTTATATGACTCAGATTGGTTGTTGTAAAATCTCTCTCCTCCTATTCAACAAAGTTTATTTCTCCTGCTCTGCATTATAGAGTGCGATGTCGCCTCTTTCACCTGTACGGATGCGAACGGTATCCTCTACAGGGATTACAAAGATACGACCATCACCAATCTCGCCTGTACGGGCAGCCTCCTGGATGGCATTAATAGTTTTTTCTACGTTCTTGTCGCGAACGACTACATTCAAAAGTACTCGCTCGATACTACTGGTATCATACATGACACCACGATAAATACGAGCCTGTCTCATCTTGCCTTCGCCTCTTACGTCATAGTAAGAAAACCACTCGATGTCGGCGGCAAGCAATGCTTCCTTTACATCCTCAAACTTTGTCTTACGGATGATAGCTTCGATCTTTTTCATGTTACTTTCTCCTATATGTTATTACACTTATTGTTATTTACACTTTGTTATCTTTCGAGTGCAAAAGTACAACAATTTGCTAACATACGGAGTATTTTTAATGACATTTTGTTATTAAAAGTTTTATTAGCTTACAAAAAGATAAATCATAAAAAGAAAGAAGCACCAAATTGTAAGCAAAAACAATAAATACGCTTACAATTTGATACTTCTTTTGTATATTTAGAAAAACAGAGGGATTTTAAGGCTATTTCATCCCCCTTTTCTGTAAGTTTAGCAGCTCTTATGCGTCATGATATCGAGCACCATGTCATCGGTAGCTCTCATCGCATCAGCACCAATGGATGTCAGATTGTGGATGCACTTATCCACATCATCATCTACGATACCCTCGGCAGAGGTTACGCACTTGCCCTCCATAGAGAGGAGAGCTGAGAGGAGCGCAGTACTCACTCCTGAGGAAATCTTCAAGGCACAACTTGGTTTCGCTCCATCACAGATCATACCGGTGAGGTTGGCCACCATGTTCTTCACAGAATTGCAGATGCGGGTATAGTCGCCACCCATCAGATAGGTAATACCGCAACTGCTGCCCGTGCTGGCTACCACGCAACCGCAGAGGGCAGAGAGTTTGCCCAAGCTCTGCTTGATGTAGATGGCAGTAAGATGACTAAGCATCAGGGCACGGATCAGTTCTTCCTCAGTATTCTCATTCTCCATGGCATAAACCACCACTGGGTTAGTAGCACAGATACCCTGGTTGCCGCTACCGCTATTACTCATCACAGGAATCATGGCTCCACCCATACGGGCATCGCAGGCTGAAGCGGTACGAGAGAGGATATGCGAGAAAATATTATCGCCGAAGATACCATGACTCAAAGGACGGTCCATCGTCTTGCCCAAACAATGACCATAGTTGCCCTTGATAGATTCCTCGGCAGCCTTCATATTATACTCCTTGGTCTTGAGGATGAAAGAGATTTCATCGAGCGGAGCCGTAGTGGCGAAATCATATACCAGGCGGAAGTTGAGTTGGATATCATCCTCCTCTTCATCGCTACCACCATGACCGCCACGGTTATCCATCACCACCTCACCATTGCGCTCCACATACACAAAGTGGGTATGACTACCGGAGATAATGGCCGTAGCCATGTCGCTGCCAGCACGGCAAACAACCTCAATATAGAGTTTATCGACATTTCCCTGCTTGAGTTTAATGTCAATATCAGCATCATTGATGTATCGTTTACCCTGTTCGAGCGTGGCAGGAGTGAGATCTTTCAGCACCTCCAACTCATATTCCGGTTTGCCGATAAGGGCACCCAACGAAACTGCGATAGGCAGACCAATCATTCCCGTGCCTGGGATTCCTACACCCATCGCATTCTTGAGCATGTTGGGACTCAAGAATACTTCGATGCGATCCGGACGTCTGCCTAAAGTCGTTGCGGCCTTTGCCGTACACAATGCTACAGCCATCGGTTCTGTACAACCGATGGCAGGAACTACCTCCTTATTGACGAGCGAAATAATGCGCTCTCTGATTTTCTTCTCTTGCATTTTTATATATGAATCAAGAACTTTCTATTTTAATCAGGAATACTCCTATTACTTAGAGAACTTTCCTATTACATCAGGAACTGTTCTATTATTCCGAGAATACTCCTATTATTTTTCAAGACTAATCTTCCAACTGGAACAAAGGATCGTCTGGAGTCAGCATGGTTGGCTTCTGATCGAACTCCTTCTGCAACTTCTCAGAAGCAAATTTCTTATCTACTACCAAGCGGAACATATACTCATTAAACCAGTCGTTGGTCATGATGAAGCAACCGGAGAAACCATTGTCAGCACCCCAACTGTTTTCCACCTTCCACTTGACCGGCTTGCCATTGGCATCGAGATCCACAGCGGTGAGGGTCATGGCATGGGTAGAACCACTGTCGAAAGTAGAGATGCGCTGAGCCTTGTCCATACCGAAGGAAGTGCCGAAGAGAGTACCATAGTCGAAGTTGTCGGTAGCCAGATAACCACGCTTGCGGTCGAGCTGCTTGCCCACATCATAGCTGGAATACATCTTCTGTCCGCCCTTGAGTGAAGCGATGGCGAGATTAGCGATTTCCTCCATCGGCAGGTTCAGGTATTTCCAGTTGTGACCATCGTAAGTATGACGGTCGTATTCCACCTCGTAGGTCTTGTGATAAGGACGGCGTGGATCGTTCATCACCATCAGGAAGGTACCGTTCAGGTCCTTGCCTACGGTTTCCTCATAGAAACTCTTAGGAGTATACTTCTTCGCCTCGCCAACCTGCTTGCCATCCTTGTCGCGGAAAGCATAGGTAAATTCCTTTACCGGTTCGCCGAGAGTAAGACTCAGCATGTGATAAACCTGACCGAGCATTTCGTTCTTGCGAGCCTGGATAGCTGCCGACTTCTTGCCCTGAGCCACCATCTTGCGGAGTTCCAGACCATACTCGCGGAGCTTGCTGCTTACGAGACGGCTCATCTTGGAAGTATTGTTGCTTGAGAAAGTCTCAGGCTGGGCACTCATTGGTACGAGACCATACTTACTTGCCAAATCGGCAACACCACAGAAAGTACCGCCATCATTGAGCGGATTCTTGAAGAAGAACTGCACCTGAGGGTCCTCGATATCCTTCTTGCCCAGGTCGATAACACCCTGCAGCATGAGGTTGGCCTTCTCCAACTGGTCGTAGAAGAAGAGATAGTCCTGTGAGAATTCCACCACTCTACCCTGCTTATCATTGAGGGCGAAGTTAGAGCGAAGCACATTGAAACCGCTGAACATCCAGCAGCGGCCAGAGCTCAACTGGTTGTGGATAGACTGCTGCGGAGTCTCGATACTGAAATGAGTATCCACGGCAGCAGCATTGGCAGGATTTTTCACCAGGTCGTCGATATTATTATTGGCGATGGCATTGAAGAGAGCCTTCTCGGCAATACCGCCCTTCTGTGATTTCTCCATCTGCTGGATCATCTGGGCAGAGATGCCTCCCTTACCGGTCTGCGCCATCATCGACATAGAAGCCATCAGCAAGGCTCCCATCAAGATTACATTTTTTCTCATATTATAATATATATGTGTTATTTGTTTATTATTACGTTTTTACGAATAGATTGGGGTACTGTCTTCCTTATTTTTTGCAATTATTTTGCAATTAACTTGCCATCATCATACCTTAATATATTGCTTGATCATGTTTTACCATGACTTTATAAAGCATTTTTATGCTTTTATGATACAATTCCCCCACCAAAAGACAACATTTCTGTGCAAAAATACAAAGAAAAAACTGAAAAACCGAAATTATCGGGATAAATATGATTAGGATTAGCAAAAAAGCATTATCTTTGCAGAGTTATTCACGAGTTGAACACATGGATCAAGAAAAGTTTAGTCTTTTAAGCAAGATAAAATACCCAGACGATTTGAGGAAGTTGAGTATTGACCAACTTCCCCAAGTCTGCAAGGAACTGAGGGAAGACATCATCGACGAGGTAGCCGTAAATCCTGGTCATTTTGCGTCTTCACTTGGCGTAGTCGAGATAACTGTAGCCCTACATTACGTATTCAATACTCCTGAGGACCGCATCGTTTGGGATGTGGGCCACCAGGCTTATGGTCATAAGATTCTGACCGGTCGCCGCGATTCTTTCTGCACCAACAGGAAGTTGCACGGCATCCGTCCTTTCCCTTCACCCTTAGAGAGCGAATATGATACCTTCGCCTGCGGTCATGCCAGCAATTCCATCTCAGCAGCGTTGGGTATGGCGGTGGCAGCCAAGAAGACGGGCAAGGAAGACAGACATACCGTGGCGGTGATAGGCGATGGTGCCATGAGTGGCGGACTTGCCTTCGAGGGACTCAATAATGTTTCCAGCACCCCCAACAACATGCTTATCATCCTGAATGACAATGATATGAGTATCGACCGGGCGGTGGGAGGTATGGAGAAATATCTCCTCAATCTCGACACCAACGAGACCTACAACAAGTTGCGCTTCAAGGCTTCACAGTGGCTCCATTCCAAGGGCTATCTCAATGAAGACCGCAAGAAGGGCATCATACGGCTCAACAATGCACTGAAGTCGGCACTCAGCCATCAGCAGAACATCTTCGAGGGAATGAACATCCGATATTTCGGACCTTTCGATGGTCATGACGTGAAGGAGGTAGTAAGGGTTCTCATGCAGCTCAAGGACATGAAGGGACCTAAGCTCCTGCATCTCCATACCACCAAGGGCAAGGGTTATGAACCTGCCGAGAAGAGTGCCACCATCTGGCATGCGCCGGGCAAATTCGACCCGGAGACAGGAGAGCGTATCATCGCTGATACCAGCAACCAACCTCCTAAGTTCCAGGATGTTTTCGGAAATACCCTGCTCGAACTGGCGGAGAAAAACCAGAAGATCGTGGGTGTGACACCTGCCATGCCTACCGGTTGCTCGATGAATATCATGATGAAGGCTATGCCAGACCGCGTGTTCGACGTGGGTATCGCAGAAGGACATGCCGTGACCTTCTCTGCAGGTATGGCGAAGGACGGACTGCAACCTTTCTGCAATATCTACAGTTCGTTTGCACAGAGAGCCTATGATAATATCATCCACGACATGGCGCTGCTCAATCTGCCTGTAGTACTCTGTCTGGACCGTGCCGGACTGGTAGGCGAAGACGGACCTACCCACCACGGTGCTTTCGACCTGGCAGCGCTCCGCCCGATACCCCATCTCACCATCGCATCGCCTATGGACGAGCATGAACTGCGCAATCTGATGTACTCAGCCCAGCTCCCGGGACAGGGCAGCTATGTGATTCGCTATCCGAGAGGCAAGGGCGTGCTGGTAGATTGGAAGAACGAGATGGAGGAAATCAAGACCGGCACCGGACGCAAGTTGAAAGACGGCGATGACGTGGCGGTACTTACTCTGGGACCTATCGGAAACGATGTGGAAAAGGTGATTGCTGAAATAGAAACGGCTTCTGCATTGAGCATTGCCCACTACGATATGCGATTCCTCAAACCGCTCGATGAAGCGCTGCTCGAAGAAATCGCAAAGAAATTTGACCGCATCATCACCATCGAAGACGGAGTGAGAAAGGGAGGATTCGGATCTGCCATACTGGAATGGATGAGCGACCACGGATACCGTCCGCAGATAACG
This is a stretch of genomic DNA from Segatella hominis. It encodes these proteins:
- a CDS encoding P-II family nitrogen regulator, yielding MKKIEAIIRKTKFEDVKEALLAADIEWFSYYDVRGEGKMRQARIYRGVMYDTSSIERVLLNVVVRDKNVEKTINAIQEAARTGEIGDGRIFVIPVEDTVRIRTGERGDIALYNAEQEK
- a CDS encoding serine dehydratase subunit alpha family protein, yielding MQEKKIRERIISLVNKEVVPAIGCTEPMAVALCTAKAATTLGRRPDRIEVFLSPNMLKNAMGVGIPGTGMIGLPIAVSLGALIGKPEYELEVLKDLTPATLEQGKRYINDADIDIKLKQGNVDKLYIEVVCRAGSDMATAIISGSHTHFVYVERNGEVVMDNRGGHGGSDEEEDDIQLNFRLVYDFATTAPLDEISFILKTKEYNMKAAEESIKGNYGHCLGKTMDRPLSHGIFGDNIFSHILSRTASACDARMGGAMIPVMSNSGSGNQGICATNPVVVYAMENENTEEELIRALMLSHLTAIYIKQSLGKLSALCGCVVASTGSSCGITYLMGGDYTRICNSVKNMVANLTGMICDGAKPSCALKISSGVSTALLSALLSMEGKCVTSAEGIVDDDVDKCIHNLTSIGADAMRATDDMVLDIMTHKSC
- a CDS encoding aminopeptidase C, whose amino-acid sequence is MRKNVILMGALLMASMSMMAQTGKGGISAQMIQQMEKSQKGGIAEKALFNAIANNNIDDLVKNPANAAAVDTHFSIETPQQSIHNQLSSGRCWMFSGFNVLRSNFALNDKQGRVVEFSQDYLFFYDQLEKANLMLQGVIDLGKKDIEDPQVQFFFKNPLNDGGTFCGVADLASKYGLVPMSAQPETFSSNNTSKMSRLVSSKLREYGLELRKMVAQGKKSAAIQARKNEMLGQVYHMLSLTLGEPVKEFTYAFRDKDGKQVGEAKKYTPKSFYEETVGKDLNGTFLMVMNDPRRPYHKTYEVEYDRHTYDGHNWKYLNLPMEEIANLAIASLKGGQKMYSSYDVGKQLDRKRGYLATDNFDYGTLFGTSFGMDKAQRISTFDSGSTHAMTLTAVDLDANGKPVKWKVENSWGADNGFSGCFIMTNDWFNEYMFRLVVDKKFASEKLQKEFDQKPTMLTPDDPLFQLED
- the dxs gene encoding 1-deoxy-D-xylulose-5-phosphate synthase, producing the protein MDQEKFSLLSKIKYPDDLRKLSIDQLPQVCKELREDIIDEVAVNPGHFASSLGVVEITVALHYVFNTPEDRIVWDVGHQAYGHKILTGRRDSFCTNRKLHGIRPFPSPLESEYDTFACGHASNSISAALGMAVAAKKTGKEDRHTVAVIGDGAMSGGLAFEGLNNVSSTPNNMLIILNDNDMSIDRAVGGMEKYLLNLDTNETYNKLRFKASQWLHSKGYLNEDRKKGIIRLNNALKSALSHQQNIFEGMNIRYFGPFDGHDVKEVVRVLMQLKDMKGPKLLHLHTTKGKGYEPAEKSATIWHAPGKFDPETGERIIADTSNQPPKFQDVFGNTLLELAEKNQKIVGVTPAMPTGCSMNIMMKAMPDRVFDVGIAEGHAVTFSAGMAKDGLQPFCNIYSSFAQRAYDNIIHDMALLNLPVVLCLDRAGLVGEDGPTHHGAFDLAALRPIPHLTIASPMDEHELRNLMYSAQLPGQGSYVIRYPRGKGVLVDWKNEMEEIKTGTGRKLKDGDDVAVLTLGPIGNDVEKVIAEIETASALSIAHYDMRFLKPLDEALLEEIAKKFDRIITIEDGVRKGGFGSAILEWMSDHGYRPQITRMGIPDEFVEHGTVAQLREIIGLDNESIRKTIENQK